The nucleotide window GGCGGCAGGCTGTTCGCCAGCACCCGGCCGTTCGCGATGGCCACGATCTCGCCCTCCATCAACGGCTGCCAGGGCTCGTCCGAGAGCGGGCGGCTGGCGATCAGCACCACCTCCTGGCGGGCGGTGTCGGTGCGGATCTTCGCGCCCTCGAGCTCGTGCACGGTGGGCTCGGTGCAGGTGCGCCGCAGCAGGTGCAGCCCCGGGGCCACGATCGAGCCGTCCTCCTGGGTGCGCCGGTGGCCGTGGGCGAAGAGCACGTCGCCGTCGCTGTAGAGGAAGTTCGCCGGACCCAGCCGGCTGATGCGGTGCGCGAAGGTGCTCACCACCTCCAGGCGATCGGCCAGGGGTGGCAGGCCCTGCACCCGCCGCCAGAGCCCGCGCATCTCACCCATCAGGGTGCAGAAGGCCTGCTCCGAGTCCGTGTCGCCCAGGGGGAGGTAGGCGTCGAGGCGCCGCCACGGCTGCCGGCGCAGGTTCTCGAGGTTGCCGTTGTGGGCGAAGACGTGGAGGCGGCCGCCGAGCTCCCGGGCGAAGGGCTGAGTGTTGCGCAGGGTGCGCGCGCCCATGGTCGCCTTGCGGATGTGGGAGATCACCAGGTTCGAGCGCAGGTCGTGGTGCTCGACGAAGCGGGCACACTCGCTGTGCGCGGCGGCCTCGCTCTCCCGCAGGATCTGGGCGTCGGGCCCCTCGAAGAAGGCGATCCCCCAGCCGTCGGCGTGCGGTCCGGTCGCGCCCCCGCGCCTCGAGAAGGTCTCGAAGGAGAGGTTCACGTTGACCGGGCGCCGGGCGCTCGCTGCGAAGAGCTCACACATGGGAATCGAGGGGGGATCTCCTGGGGCAGAGGACACGAGCAGGCGCAGGAGCGGGGGTAAACCCGTAGGTCCCCGGCGACCCTCGGATCGAACTCCCGGTCCACCGTGCAAGCACGGGGCCGCTTCCTCAAAAGGGGCCCTCGCTACCCGGTCAGAGCCACCACCCCGCAGGATCGATGCATCTTCTGCGAGATCCCCGGGGGTCCCCGCGTAAAAAACGCAGCGAAACCCCTCTATCCCGGTGCAAATACTGAAGGATCTCGCGCCCGGGTCCGTCGCAGTGCGTCAAGGAATCGCCGGGTGGGAGGCGCTCTCCTCGAGCGCGCGGCGGCGGCGGCGCACCGCCTTGCGCAGGGTCTCGAGCGCCTCGCCTCGCTGGTCGTAGAGGCGTCGCGGCTTGCGCCGGCCCTGCTTGCTGGAGAAGAGCGCGCTGACCAGGAAGGGGACCACCGCCGTCATGTCGCAGTGGACGTACTGGCTGCCCCGGGCCACGGCGTCGGCGCTGACCTTGCCCCAGGTGTGTCCCTCGCCGGCGGGGCAGGAGGAGAGGGCGCCGTTGTCGACCGGATCGACGCAGAACTGCAGGTCGATGTCGAAGCCCCGCGCCGGGACCTGGAGGATCTGGTCGAGGGTGGGCTCGCCCTGGAGGGTGTAGTTCTTGGGCACGCCGCCGCCGAAGATCCAGACCGCCGCCTTGCCCGAGGCGGTCTGCCGGACGTGGTGCTGCAGCGCCGCCATCTCGAAGACGTCCTCGGCCAGATCGATCTCCAGCTTGAAGTCGTCCGGGTAGAGCTGCCGCAGCTTCACCACGTTGAGGAAGATCGAGCCGTCCTGCACCGCGCCGACGAAGATGGGCACCCGCTTCGCGTAGCAGGTGGAGAGGAGCGAGGGGCGCTCGACCCCCAGGACCTTCTCGACCTCGTGGAGGGCCTTGCCGAGGAGGAAGTGCAGCTCGGGGGTGGTCATCTTCCGCTGGAACTCGGGGCGCATGAGGATCGCCGAGAAGAGGCGATCGGTGTCGAGGAGGGTCTCCTCGACGAAGCCCAGGTCGTAGATGCGGATCACCCGGGCCAGGCGGTAGGCGAGATCGCCGCCCTCGGGATCGACCTCGCGGATGCGGTGCCCGATGACCCGGTGGGCGTCGTGGTAGAGGTTCGCGCCGGTGGTGGTCAGGCAGGAGACGACGCCGCGCTCGATCAGCGGGATGATCACGCTCTGGTGGAAGCCCGCCGGCGTCATGGCCCCGGAGAGGGTGAGGAAGATCGCGTGGTCCTCGGCCATGCTGCGCTCCATCAGCCGGTAGGCGTCGCGCACCTGACGGCCGACGAAGGCCGGGAAGGCGTGCTCGAGGAGGTCGAGGGGACGCTCCTTGCCGGTGATCGGCCGGGGGTCGACCTCGGGGGCGCGGGCGAAGTGGCGCTCGAGGGTGCGGGTGCTGTGCTTGGGCTTGGTGGGGTCCTTGCGCGTGGCCATGGCGTTCTCCTTCTTCCCCGGGGCTCATAGCACGAGAGGCCTCGTCCC belongs to Deltaproteobacteria bacterium and includes:
- a CDS encoding class II glutamine amidotransferase, producing the protein MCELFAASARRPVNVNLSFETFSRRGGATGPHADGWGIAFFEGPDAQILRESEAAAHSECARFVEHHDLRSNLVISHIRKATMGARTLRNTQPFARELGGRLHVFAHNGNLENLRRQPWRRLDAYLPLGDTDSEQAFCTLMGEMRGLWRRVQGLPPLADRLEVVSTFAHRISRLGPANFLYSDGDVLFAHGHRRTQEDGSIVAPGLHLLRRTCTEPTVHELEGAKIRTDTARQEVVLIASRPLSDEPWQPLMEGEIVAIANGRVLANSLPPPRREYGTATTSADGDAALVAAG
- a CDS encoding deoxyhypusine synthase family protein codes for the protein MATRKDPTKPKHSTRTLERHFARAPEVDPRPITGKERPLDLLEHAFPAFVGRQVRDAYRLMERSMAEDHAIFLTLSGAMTPAGFHQSVIIPLIERGVVSCLTTTGANLYHDAHRVIGHRIREVDPEGGDLAYRLARVIRIYDLGFVEETLLDTDRLFSAILMRPEFQRKMTTPELHFLLGKALHEVEKVLGVERPSLLSTCYAKRVPIFVGAVQDGSIFLNVVKLRQLYPDDFKLEIDLAEDVFEMAALQHHVRQTASGKAAVWIFGGGVPKNYTLQGEPTLDQILQVPARGFDIDLQFCVDPVDNGALSSCPAGEGHTWGKVSADAVARGSQYVHCDMTAVVPFLVSALFSSKQGRRKPRRLYDQRGEALETLRKAVRRRRRALEESASHPAIP